The Candidatus Tectomicrobia bacterium genome includes a window with the following:
- a CDS encoding respiratory nitrate reductase subunit gamma produces the protein MARARNARRMLAGGFLAFLAALACASSAAAFPKEGELLRNPQKVVECTTCHNPHGMPNFSLASQCQSCHTQQKKEFATHIFPMYLLALLPLMFMAQGIRSRYLLWRAGAGANRLDQIPRRFLGLLVDVFGYRRLSRDAYSGLMHLFIFYGFFAELIATSLIAIQEWLRTPFLKGSVYLWYSLLTDLFGLLAIAGIGMAIWRRLFMRPKHLNTLLDDWIALGLLLLVFVQGFAVEGARIAATELNGNPAMARWSPVGYVIALAMRGWTIDRLGAFYRFNWWFHAGTAFVVIGYLGFGKLNHIWYGLLNIFFRDLGTTGKLSYPDIEEAMEKDPESLETLGVNRIEQYTWKGLLDLDACTNCGRCQDVCPASQSGVALSPRKLIQDLKRHLSEVGTGLPGKGAADGSGGGEAAGRPPLFGERAEGSPAPAVLEEELWGCRTCGACMHECPVYIEHIPKMVDMRRYLVMMESKTSENARQFLKSMEERMHPWVGAQHNREEWYEGLDVKVFGKGEKAEYLFWVGCTGSMIDRNIQVSRAMVKVLKAAGVDFGILGPEESCTGDPARRAGGEFTFQMCAKKNISTLEGYGIKKIITTCPHCFNTYKNEYPDFGGKYEVIHHTQLIADLIREGRLKPKRAFPSLTYHDPCYLGRHNGVFEAPREVLHRISGDYRELRRSRDRSLCCGAGG, from the coding sequence ATGGCTCGCGCCCGCAACGCCCGCCGCATGCTCGCCGGAGGATTCCTGGCTTTCCTCGCCGCCTTGGCGTGCGCTTCCTCCGCCGCCGCCTTCCCGAAGGAAGGAGAGCTGCTCCGCAACCCCCAGAAGGTCGTCGAGTGCACCACCTGCCATAATCCCCACGGAATGCCCAATTTCTCCCTGGCCTCGCAGTGCCAGAGCTGCCACACGCAGCAGAAGAAGGAGTTCGCCACCCACATCTTCCCCATGTATCTCCTCGCCCTGCTCCCCCTGATGTTCATGGCGCAGGGCATCCGGTCGCGCTATCTCCTTTGGCGCGCGGGCGCGGGCGCGAACCGCCTGGACCAGATCCCCAGGCGCTTCCTCGGCCTCCTGGTGGACGTATTCGGCTACCGCCGGCTCTCGCGGGACGCCTACTCCGGCCTCATGCACCTCTTCATCTTCTACGGCTTCTTCGCCGAGTTGATCGCCACCTCGCTGATCGCGATCCAGGAATGGCTCCGGACCCCCTTCCTCAAGGGAAGCGTCTATCTCTGGTACTCGCTGCTGACCGATCTCTTCGGCCTGCTCGCCATCGCCGGGATCGGGATGGCCATCTGGCGGCGCCTCTTCATGCGCCCCAAGCACCTCAACACGCTCCTCGACGACTGGATCGCGCTCGGCCTCCTGCTCCTCGTCTTCGTTCAGGGATTCGCCGTGGAGGGCGCGCGCATCGCCGCGACCGAGCTCAACGGCAACCCCGCGATGGCGCGCTGGTCGCCGGTGGGCTACGTAATCGCCCTCGCCATGCGGGGCTGGACCATCGACCGGCTGGGCGCCTTCTACCGCTTCAACTGGTGGTTCCACGCCGGGACGGCCTTCGTCGTCATCGGCTACCTGGGCTTCGGGAAGCTCAACCACATCTGGTACGGCCTCCTGAACATCTTCTTCCGCGACCTGGGCACGACCGGGAAGCTCAGCTACCCCGACATCGAGGAGGCGATGGAGAAGGACCCCGAGTCCCTCGAGACGCTCGGGGTGAACCGGATCGAGCAGTACACCTGGAAGGGCCTCCTCGACCTCGACGCCTGCACCAACTGCGGCCGCTGCCAGGACGTCTGCCCCGCCTCCCAGAGCGGGGTGGCGCTGAGCCCCCGGAAGCTCATCCAGGACCTGAAGCGGCACCTCTCCGAGGTGGGGACGGGGCTCCCGGGCAAGGGGGCCGCGGACGGCAGCGGCGGAGGGGAGGCCGCCGGGCGCCCGCCCCTTTTCGGGGAGCGGGCCGAGGGCTCGCCCGCCCCGGCCGTGCTGGAGGAGGAGCTCTGGGGCTGCCGCACCTGCGGGGCCTGCATGCACGAGTGCCCGGTCTACATCGAGCACATCCCCAAGATGGTGGACATGCGGCGCTACCTCGTGATGATGGAATCGAAGACGAGCGAGAACGCGCGCCAGTTCCTCAAGTCCATGGAAGAGCGGATGCACCCCTGGGTGGGCGCCCAGCACAACCGCGAGGAGTGGTACGAGGGCCTCGACGTGAAGGTCTTCGGCAAGGGCGAGAAGGCCGAGTACCTCTTCTGGGTCGGGTGCACGGGCTCGATGATCGACCGCAACATCCAGGTCTCCCGCGCCATGGTGAAGGTGCTCAAGGCGGCCGGCGTGGACTTCGGCATCCTGGGCCCCGAGGAGTCCTGCACCGGCGACCCGGCGCGGCGCGCGGGAGGCGAGTTCACCTTCCAGATGTGCGCCAAGAAGAACATCTCCACCCTGGAGGGCTACGGGATCAAGAAGATCATCACCACCTGCCCCCACTGCTTCAACACCTACAAGAACGAGTACCCGGACTTCGGCGGCAAGTACGAGGTCATCCACCACACCCAGCTCATCGCCGACCTCATCCGGGAGGGCCGCCTCAAGCCGAAGCGCGCCTTCCCCTCCCTCACCTACCACGACCCCTGCTACCTGGGCCGGCACAACGGGGTGTTCGAGGCCCCGCGCGAGGTCCTCCACCGGATCTCGGGGGACTACCGCGAGCTCCGGCGCTCGCGCGACCGCTCGCTCTGCTGCGGGGCGGGCGGGG
- a CDS encoding Rieske (2Fe-2S) protein, with protein sequence MSASESPPMPQEKLDRREAMISLSMAAGLVLSCGTAAFYGLRYLFGRQAPARKVSVPVAVTDDVPEGRSLLREDLSGRKFLLVRRGEGVRAFSTTCTHLGCQVHWKPEEKTFFCPCHDGVFDADGNPVSGPPPAPLAQYPVELRGSTVFVTMPEA encoded by the coding sequence GTGTCTGCCTCCGAGTCGCCTCCCATGCCGCAGGAGAAGCTGGATCGCAGAGAGGCGATGATCTCCCTCTCGATGGCCGCGGGGCTCGTCCTCAGCTGCGGGACCGCCGCCTTCTACGGCCTTCGCTACCTGTTCGGAAGGCAGGCCCCCGCCCGGAAGGTCAGCGTGCCCGTCGCGGTGACGGATGACGTGCCGGAGGGGAGGAGCCTCCTGCGCGAGGACCTCTCGGGCCGGAAATTCCTTCTCGTCCGGCGGGGCGAGGGCGTCCGCGCCTTTTCCACCACCTGCACCCACCTCGGCTGCCAGGTCCACTGGAAGCCCGAGGAGAAGACGTTCTTCTGCCCCTGCCACGACGGCGTGTTCGACGCGGACGGCAACCCCGTCTCCGGCCCGCCGCCCGCCCCGCTGGCTCAGTACCCCGTGGAGCTGCGCGGTTCCACCGTCTTCGTCACCATGCCCGAGGCCTGA